TTCTTTATATGTCATTTATGCTTTCTGAAGAAATGGTTTTTATTAAGTATAAATAGTTATATACTAAAAAAACAGGGTATAATTTACTCCCCCCTGTTCCATTTCCTTCTAATAGCCCTCTTTTTCAGTCGGCACATCTAAACGATACCCATAACCTTTTATGGTTTTAATATATTGAGGTTTTTTAGGATTTTTTTCGATTTTTTTTCGCAGCTTACTGATATTGACATCTACGATTCTAAGCCCTCCATGATATCCAATACCCCATAATTTCCATAAGATTTCTTCTCTGGAAATTTTTTTTCTTTCAATTAGCAGTAATAGTAATTCCAGTTCTTTTTTCGATAATGTGATACTGTGTGTGTTTAGATCCATCTCGTATTGTTCCGGAATTAAAGTGTAATGACCCATTTTTATCTTCTTTACCTGTGCATTTGTAGTCATTCCCATTCTTCTAAATATAGCTTTAACTCTTGCCTCCACTTCTCTTGAGTGAAACGGTTTTGCAATGAAGTCAGCTGCTCCTTTGGCAAAGGCCATAAGCAAATCTTCTTCTATTTTCGAGAATCCTGTCATTATGATGGGAATATCCTGTTGGAAGTCAGTCATTTTCCCGATAAAATCACTTTCAAAAAGAAGATATAAGTGAAAATCGCAGATGAGTAGATTAGGCTGAAGTGTAAAAAAATTTATACTTTCATTACAGTCCGTAAAAGTATGAACGATATATCCTAACTGTTCTAACCTCTTTTTGAGACTATTATAATCATTTAATTGTTTATCGACGATTAGAATAGTTTTATTCATCTGAATTGTTCTCCAATTCACGAAAATAAAAGATAACAAAGGGTAAATGCTCTGATGCATTTACCCTTTATAGATTTTTTTCTTTTCATTACTTGCTCGACACATTACCTTGAGCATCACGTTGTACTTTCATGTTTGTAACAGCGATATAGCCTTGTTTAGGAACTAAAGTGGTTTGAACTTCATCGCCCATTAGATAATCTAAGAATGCTTTCTCTAGGTCCGTCGGCTCTCCTTTTGTATACATATGCTCATATGCCCAAACTGGGAATTTGCCGGATTGAACATTTTCAGCAGTAGGTGCAACACCATCGATCGATAAGGCTGTGACAGAATTATCAGATAGATAGGAGAAAGCAAGGTAACCAATCGCTCCAGGTGTTTCACTGATGATTTTTTTAACGGTGTTAGAGGCATCTTGAGTGATTCCTTCAGCAGGTTTCGCACCGCCAAGAGCTAACTTATTGAATATTGCACGCGTACCAGAAGACTCAGGACGGTTAACGAGTGTAATTTTTTGATCTGGACCGCCAAGTTCTTTCCAGTTTTTGATTTTACCAGTGAAAACTTTAATCAGATCGTCTTTTTTAATATCTTTAATTCCCACTTTTGGATTAACTGCAGCAGTCATTCCAACCACAGCTACTTTATGATCAGTTAGACCGGAAATATTTTTTTCTTCTGCAAATACATCAGAATTTCCGATTTGAACTGCGCCTTGCATTGCTTGGGAAAGACCGGTACCGGAACCACCGCCATTTACTTGGATCGAAACTTTTGGATTTTTATTCATGAATTCTTCTGCCGCCGCGGAAACTAATGGCTGCAAAGCTGTTGAACCTGAAATAACTAGTTGGCCTGAAAGTTCTTTTGTTTCAGTAGTTTTTGTAGCATCTTGATTCGCTTGTTTGGTAGATGTGGTTGT
Above is a genomic segment from Neobacillus endophyticus containing:
- a CDS encoding winged helix-turn-helix domain-containing protein, whose translation is MNKTILIVDKQLNDYNSLKKRLEQLGYIVHTFTDCNESINFFTLQPNLLICDFHLYLLFESDFIGKMTDFQQDIPIIMTGFSKIEEDLLMAFAKGAADFIAKPFHSREVEARVKAIFRRMGMTTNAQVKKIKMGHYTLIPEQYEMDLNTHSITLSKKELELLLLLIERKKISREEILWKLWGIGYHGGLRIVDVNISKLRKKIEKNPKKPQYIKTIKGYGYRLDVPTEKEGY
- a CDS encoding phosphate ABC transporter substrate-binding protein, coding for MKSLKKFGLPAIMASLMIVMAACGSTTTSTKQANQDATKTTETKELSGQLVISGSTALQPLVSAAAEEFMNKNPKVSIQVNGGGSGTGLSQAMQGAVQIGNSDVFAEEKNISGLTDHKVAVVGMTAAVNPKVGIKDIKKDDLIKVFTGKIKNWKELGGPDQKITLVNRPESSGTRAIFNKLALGGAKPAEGITQDASNTVKKIISETPGAIGYLAFSYLSDNSVTALSIDGVAPTAENVQSGKFPVWAYEHMYTKGEPTDLEKAFLDYLMGDEVQTTLVPKQGYIAVTNMKVQRDAQGNVSSK